In the genome of Myxococcales bacterium, one region contains:
- a CDS encoding PAS domain S-box protein, giving the protein MERSSPTIRIVVLGPQFTDLESGASDTLRSLGRLGAEASIDTRSIVATFGDDVDPDALDLIVLDCNDREENRRWLDCVSTLGPPILVVLRDDDEETALDAFRCGATQCVRAGEDYANLLPATALELIHSWQGQRERGKVERRIRWLEDLHDAIVSQIPAALVVIDRDGRVVTANPECSRLLSISESSAIGNDFVKVCPEELYREGELAVMLAAARRGEHVPARRVRWNRVGSVSPLVADVHSQLLNNEGRVLLVLTDVTEIERQVEQIDELQRYNENIIQNINSALVVVDTARKISFANPTAESILGVESGKLIGRAIADWFRDDEAEENSIVRTLVAGVSFKGAESLIACEDGRMIPVGISCSPLLDRAGEPLGAVAIFQDLSEIKLLERQMLQSEKMASIGQLAAGVAHEINNPVGFIHANLFQASEYLQDLEGVWSRLDVLQETIENGRGIDEIRAASESLRQVCREIDLDYVKKDFAKALSESQEGSERIRHIVRDLRDFSRQDTGEATLADVNQCIDSTAHIVWTMMKHVVTLKKNYAELPPLRCYPMQLEQVLLNLLVNACQAIEEKADDESGIAGEVEVQTEARDGGVAITIRDNGVGIPAEDLGRIFDPFFTTKDVGAGTGLGLSTSYSLIQRHGGEIKVESEVGKGTIFEIWLPGGLEADSPVEVETDGD; this is encoded by the coding sequence TTGGAACGATCATCCCCGACGATCCGTATCGTAGTCCTCGGACCCCAGTTCACCGATCTCGAATCCGGCGCGAGCGACACGCTTCGCTCGCTCGGGCGGCTCGGTGCGGAAGCATCGATTGATACGCGATCGATTGTCGCGACCTTCGGCGACGATGTCGACCCTGACGCGCTCGACCTGATCGTGCTGGACTGCAACGACAGGGAAGAGAATCGTCGTTGGTTGGACTGCGTGAGCACCTTGGGGCCACCGATCCTGGTCGTGTTGCGCGACGACGACGAAGAAACCGCGCTGGATGCTTTCCGCTGCGGCGCCACCCAGTGTGTTCGGGCCGGCGAAGACTACGCGAATTTGCTGCCCGCGACTGCCCTCGAGCTGATCCACAGTTGGCAAGGCCAGCGAGAACGGGGAAAGGTCGAACGGCGAATTCGCTGGCTCGAAGATCTTCACGACGCCATCGTGAGCCAAATCCCCGCGGCGCTCGTGGTGATCGATCGCGATGGGCGGGTCGTGACCGCCAACCCCGAATGTTCTCGTCTGTTGTCCATTTCGGAATCCTCCGCGATCGGCAATGACTTTGTGAAGGTTTGTCCAGAAGAGCTCTATCGCGAAGGCGAGTTGGCTGTGATGCTCGCAGCGGCGCGCAGAGGCGAGCACGTTCCCGCGCGTCGAGTTCGTTGGAATCGTGTGGGCAGTGTGTCCCCCCTGGTCGCCGACGTGCATAGCCAGCTCCTGAACAACGAGGGGCGAGTGCTGCTGGTGCTCACCGACGTCACTGAAATCGAACGACAGGTCGAGCAGATTGATGAATTGCAGCGCTACAACGAAAACATCATTCAGAACATCAACAGCGCATTGGTGGTCGTGGATACGGCGCGGAAAATCAGCTTCGCAAACCCGACCGCCGAAAGCATTCTCGGGGTCGAGAGTGGCAAGCTGATCGGACGTGCCATCGCGGATTGGTTCCGTGACGATGAAGCCGAAGAGAACTCGATCGTCCGCACTCTCGTTGCAGGAGTCAGCTTCAAGGGCGCGGAGAGCTTGATCGCCTGCGAAGACGGTCGCATGATTCCGGTGGGGATTTCATGCAGCCCGCTGCTCGACCGCGCGGGGGAACCTCTGGGCGCGGTGGCCATTTTCCAGGACCTGAGCGAAATCAAGCTGCTCGAGCGCCAGATGTTGCAGAGCGAGAAGATGGCGTCGATCGGGCAACTGGCCGCAGGGGTGGCCCACGAGATCAACAACCCCGTCGGCTTCATTCACGCGAATCTATTTCAGGCTTCGGAGTATCTGCAGGATCTCGAAGGGGTCTGGAGTCGACTCGACGTCTTGCAGGAAACGATCGAAAATGGCCGAGGCATCGATGAAATCCGTGCGGCATCCGAATCGCTTCGACAGGTCTGCCGTGAGATCGACCTCGACTACGTCAAGAAGGACTTCGCCAAGGCTCTGAGTGAATCGCAGGAAGGATCAGAGCGAATCCGGCACATTGTTCGCGATCTGCGCGATTTTTCACGGCAGGATACCGGCGAAGCCACCCTTGCTGACGTCAATCAGTGTATCGATTCCACGGCACACATCGTGTGGACCATGATGAAGCACGTGGTGACCCTGAAGAAGAACTACGCGGAGCTTCCTCCTCTGCGCTGCTATCCTATGCAGCTCGAACAGGTGCTGTTGAATCTTCTGGTCAATGCCTGTCAGGCGATTGAAGAGAAGGCCGACGACGAGTCGGGAATCGCGGGCGAAGTCGAAGTGCAGACCGAAGCCCGTGACGGAGGGGTGGCGATTACCATTCGCGACAACGGTGTCGGGATTCCGGCAGAAGATCTCGGTCGAATCTTCGATCCGTTCTTCACGACAAAGGACGTGGGAGC
- a CDS encoding sigma-54-dependent Fis family transcriptional regulator codes for MRKSHVLVVDDEELYRRALERILARVGHNVLMARDATEAMGIVSSQPVDLVLCDIKMPGINGLELVRQIHDVEPDLPCIVITGYSSAENSIEALRAGAFWYLEKPFEQERLDVVRRLVDQAIEHGRLKTENRALHSQLRSRYKFDNIIGKSQALQEVLSIVEKVANTDSTVLITGESGSGKELIARALHYNSGRANRMMVTVNCGAIPEELLESELFGHVKGAFTNAVHHREGRFALADGGTIFLDEIGDMSPNLQVKLLRVLQERTFEPVGSSKTIKVDVRVIAATNQHLEELIEKKIFREDLYYRLNVLPIEAPPLRDRVDDIPLLVHHFIDLGNQERNTEIDGISEEAMKLLMNYAWPGNVRELKNLIERVMILRSEGEIGGEDLPAQFHRVQERSHPAPRVSDAGIEFNEVVAQLETDLILQALEQTHWNKNRAAGLLGLNRTTLLEKIKKKGLEPQSS; via the coding sequence CTGCGAAAATCTCACGTACTGGTAGTAGACGACGAAGAGCTTTACCGTCGAGCGCTAGAGCGCATTCTCGCGCGCGTTGGTCACAACGTGCTGATGGCCCGGGACGCCACCGAGGCCATGGGCATCGTGTCTTCGCAGCCGGTCGATCTGGTGCTCTGCGACATCAAGATGCCGGGGATCAACGGCCTCGAACTCGTCCGCCAGATTCACGATGTCGAACCCGACCTCCCGTGCATCGTGATCACGGGCTACAGCAGCGCCGAGAATTCCATTGAAGCCCTGCGCGCTGGAGCATTCTGGTACCTGGAAAAGCCCTTCGAGCAGGAAAGACTCGACGTCGTTCGGCGCCTGGTCGACCAGGCGATCGAACACGGGCGACTCAAAACGGAAAACCGCGCCCTGCACAGCCAACTGCGCTCTCGCTACAAATTCGACAACATCATTGGCAAGAGCCAGGCACTGCAAGAGGTTCTAAGTATCGTCGAAAAAGTCGCGAACACCGACAGTACCGTGTTGATCACCGGTGAGAGTGGCAGCGGCAAAGAGCTGATCGCGCGGGCGCTCCACTACAACAGTGGACGCGCAAATCGCATGATGGTGACGGTGAACTGCGGCGCCATCCCCGAAGAACTGCTCGAAAGCGAACTCTTCGGACATGTAAAGGGCGCGTTCACCAACGCTGTGCACCACCGAGAAGGCCGTTTTGCCCTAGCAGACGGCGGAACCATCTTTCTGGACGAGATCGGGGATATGAGCCCCAACCTGCAAGTCAAGCTGTTACGGGTCCTGCAGGAACGTACCTTCGAGCCGGTCGGTTCATCGAAGACCATCAAAGTCGACGTGCGCGTAATTGCTGCCACAAATCAGCATCTAGAAGAACTGATCGAAAAGAAAATTTTTCGCGAAGATCTCTATTACCGCTTGAACGTGCTCCCAATCGAGGCCCCGCCCTTGCGCGACCGGGTGGACGACATCCCGCTGCTGGTCCATCACTTCATCGATCTGGGCAATCAGGAGCGGAACACGGAGATAGACGGAATTAGTGAAGAAGCGATGAAGCTGCTGATGAACTACGCGTGGCCCGGAAACGTGCGCGAGCTCAAAAATTTGATCGAGCGCGTGATGATCTTGCGTTCAGAAGGCGAGATTGGCGGTGAAGATCTGCCGGCGCAGTTCCATCGTGTGCAGGAGAGATCGCACCCTGCCCCTCGGGTTTCCGACGCCGGCATCGAATTCAACGAGGTCGTCGCTCAACTCGAAACAGACCTCATCCTGCAAGCCCTCGAGCAGACTCACTGGAACAAAAATCGGGCGGCGGGACTTCTCGGACTCAATCGCACGACTTTGCTCGAGAAGATCAAGAAAAAGGGGCTCGAGCCCCAATCGTCCTGA
- a CDS encoding FliA/WhiG family RNA polymerase sigma factor, which translates to MEALLRDAKEKYCAIPSGLKEQIVLEHTPLIRYIVNRIAVRLPSHIDLDDLHNTGVIGLMDAIEKYDPDKNCKFKTYAEFRIKGAILDQLRSLDWVPRSVRQKSRKLERAYGEVEQRLGRSATEDEVADSLGLQIDKFHDLLNQVRGISLVNLEEIRGNHSDMDRTGSFADIIEDVSSENPFASLKVLETKHVISDTIGTLPEKERLVISLYYYEDLNMKEIGNILGITESRVCQIHTKAVLRLRSKLKATVDR; encoded by the coding sequence ATGGAAGCTCTGCTCCGAGATGCAAAAGAAAAGTACTGCGCAATTCCGTCGGGTCTGAAAGAACAGATCGTTCTCGAACACACACCACTGATCCGATACATCGTCAATCGTATCGCGGTCCGCTTGCCGTCCCACATCGATCTCGACGACCTCCACAACACCGGCGTGATCGGATTGATGGACGCGATCGAGAAATACGATCCGGACAAGAACTGTAAGTTCAAGACCTACGCAGAGTTTCGTATCAAGGGTGCGATTCTCGACCAGTTGCGATCCCTGGACTGGGTACCGAGAAGCGTGCGTCAGAAGAGCCGTAAACTGGAACGCGCCTACGGAGAAGTCGAGCAGCGCCTCGGCCGTAGCGCCACCGAAGACGAAGTCGCCGACTCGCTCGGCCTGCAGATCGATAAGTTTCACGACCTGCTCAACCAAGTGCGCGGCATCTCGCTAGTCAATCTCGAAGAGATCCGCGGCAATCACTCAGACATGGATCGGACGGGCAGCTTCGCCGACATCATCGAGGATGTCAGCTCGGAGAATCCGTTTGCTTCGCTGAAGGTACTCGAGACAAAGCACGTCATCTCGGACACGATTGGCACACTGCCCGAGAAAGAGCGCCTCGTCATCTCTCTCTACTACTACGAAGATCTCAACATGAAAGAGATCGGGAACATCCTCGGCATCACTGAATCCAGGGTCTGCCAAATTCACACCAAAGCGGTACTCCGACTCCGCTCAAAGCTCAAGGCGACGGTTGATCGCTAA
- a CDS encoding Stp1/IreP family PP2C-type Ser/Thr phosphatase, with protein sequence MILQASAATDVGLRRRMNEDRYALVPDLGLYLVADGMGGHRAGQMASQIAAETAVRTIFALEGAVISLSEKLRQVVACANREIFNAARENPEFEGMGTTLVAILAAEGRLALAHVGDSRAYLLRDGLIRPLTDDHSLVAELVRRRQITAEDAREHPHRHVLTCALGVRPQVQGDLLEMTPREGDVFAMFSDGLTTHLRDEEIALALSNTPDLQEACDGLISMANDRGGEDNITVVLVRCEKSGE encoded by the coding sequence ATGATCCTGCAAGCGAGCGCAGCGACCGATGTGGGCTTGCGTCGGCGTATGAATGAGGATCGTTATGCTCTGGTGCCAGATTTGGGCCTCTATCTGGTCGCAGACGGCATGGGAGGGCATCGCGCCGGTCAGATGGCCAGCCAGATCGCAGCCGAGACCGCAGTGCGCACCATTTTTGCTCTCGAAGGCGCGGTTATCAGCCTGTCCGAAAAACTCAGACAAGTCGTAGCCTGTGCGAATCGAGAAATCTTCAACGCCGCCCGGGAGAACCCAGAGTTTGAGGGCATGGGGACCACCCTGGTAGCCATTTTGGCCGCGGAGGGTCGCTTGGCCCTGGCACACGTTGGAGACAGCCGTGCCTACCTGTTGCGAGACGGCTTGATTCGGCCACTGACAGACGATCATTCGCTGGTGGCAGAACTCGTCCGCCGCCGTCAAATCACCGCGGAGGATGCACGGGAGCACCCCCATCGTCACGTGCTGACCTGTGCACTCGGCGTGCGACCCCAGGTCCAGGGGGATTTGCTCGAAATGACTCCCAGGGAAGGGGATGTCTTCGCCATGTTCAGCGACGGCCTTACCACTCACCTGCGAGACGAAGAGATCGCACTGGCGCTCAGCAACACCCCGGACCTCCAGGAGGCCTGTGACGGCCTGATCAGCATGGCAAACGATCGCGGCGGTGAGGACAACATCACCGTGGTGTTGGTGCGCTGTGAAAAATCTGGGGAGTAG
- a CDS encoding response regulator — protein MPITLLLADDSVVIQKLVGLSFANEDIEIVTVDNGDDAVTRAIECKPDVILADVVMPGMSGYEVCSAIRSNPDLADTPVLLLTGTFEAFDEGRASDVGATGHITKPFEAQVLVDRVTEILAQRQAASEAPAPAADGDFFDENVAGSEAAASADSTPAEASAAQSFAFGTSTTAEPTNHENEPLTSPLDGSGAENVGAETVAMVSGPDLSDLLDGAGGDRTIAIMPESFGENLLDNSLAVDSPEAAVGVASEVATSDPGQTVLVDDFLGSPGLSSDSSLIGAASPEASENDPTGTAIGSMNLKDAPAPSPTAPTDSPTAPLKAEAAGISPDAVTDNDSLDLDGLSFASQPAMPAVDIDSPDGDETVLGEDLFATGPNLDTNLGDSLTDPAASGLPPSQGLDIDFAGAPNAESIVPPNANDYDVSASDLNVDLGGDNASWSAGIPAGVQTAPDPISMTPDPTPPAPAKSDTSPLDLSPQSDPEPAPSAPVPDPEASAAGSKDTRPTITPEMSDRINDTLEKVAWEAFSDLSDDIVRQLMKRVEQIAWEVIPQMAETLIRDEIRRMKGEEEGEE, from the coding sequence ATGCCGATTACACTGCTGCTTGCTGACGACAGCGTGGTGATTCAGAAGCTGGTTGGCCTGAGTTTCGCCAACGAGGACATCGAAATCGTCACGGTGGACAACGGCGACGATGCCGTGACCCGTGCCATTGAGTGCAAACCCGACGTGATCCTCGCCGACGTCGTGATGCCTGGAATGAGCGGCTACGAAGTCTGCTCTGCGATCCGCAGCAACCCCGACCTCGCAGATACACCGGTGCTCCTGCTCACGGGAACCTTCGAAGCCTTCGACGAAGGTCGCGCCAGCGACGTAGGTGCGACCGGTCACATCACCAAGCCCTTCGAGGCCCAAGTCCTGGTCGACCGTGTCACCGAGATTCTCGCGCAAAGACAAGCAGCATCCGAAGCCCCGGCCCCCGCAGCTGACGGCGATTTCTTTGACGAGAATGTGGCTGGCTCCGAAGCGGCAGCCTCCGCAGATTCGACTCCGGCTGAGGCGAGCGCTGCCCAAAGCTTCGCATTTGGCACCAGTACCACCGCTGAACCCACAAACCACGAAAACGAACCCTTGACGTCACCGCTGGACGGTTCGGGCGCAGAAAACGTGGGCGCAGAAACGGTCGCGATGGTTTCCGGTCCCGACCTGAGTGATTTGCTCGACGGAGCTGGTGGCGACCGCACCATCGCGATCATGCCCGAGAGCTTCGGTGAAAATCTGTTGGACAACAGCCTGGCCGTTGACTCCCCGGAAGCTGCCGTCGGGGTTGCATCAGAAGTTGCAACAAGCGACCCCGGCCAGACGGTCCTGGTAGACGATTTTCTCGGCAGCCCGGGTCTGAGTTCAGATTCGAGTCTGATCGGTGCTGCAAGCCCCGAAGCCAGCGAAAACGACCCCACTGGAACTGCGATCGGCAGCATGAATCTGAAGGACGCTCCCGCGCCTTCCCCCACGGCTCCGACGGATTCGCCAACTGCACCGCTCAAAGCTGAAGCTGCCGGCATTTCACCTGACGCAGTGACCGACAACGATTCGCTCGACCTCGATGGACTTAGCTTTGCTAGCCAACCCGCGATGCCGGCAGTCGACATCGACTCCCCGGATGGCGACGAGACCGTGTTGGGCGAAGACTTGTTCGCGACGGGCCCAAACCTCGATACGAACCTGGGCGATTCGCTCACTGACCCCGCCGCGTCCGGCTTGCCTCCGTCTCAGGGACTCGACATCGACTTCGCGGGTGCACCCAACGCAGAGTCGATCGTGCCCCCCAATGCCAACGACTACGATGTTTCGGCTTCAGACCTCAACGTCGATCTCGGGGGAGACAATGCCAGTTGGAGCGCCGGCATTCCGGCCGGAGTCCAGACGGCCCCCGATCCCATTTCGATGACTCCCGACCCAACTCCGCCGGCCCCAGCCAAAAGCGACACGTCCCCATTGGATCTCAGTCCGCAGAGCGATCCAGAACCCGCACCTTCCGCACCCGTTCCGGACCCGGAAGCCAGCGCGGCCGGCAGCAAGGACACGCGTCCCACAATCACTCCGGAGATGAGCGATCGCATCAACGACACCCTTGAAAAGGTGGCGTGGGAAGCGTTCTCCGATCTCTCGGACGACATCGTCCGCCAGCTCATGAAGCGCGTCGAACAGATCGCGTGGGAGGTCATCCCGCAGATGGCCGAGACGCTGATTCGTGACGAAATTCGCCGCATGAAGGGCGAAGAAGAAGGCGAAGAGTAG